CAGCTATCAAAAATTATTAATAATTAATAATACAATATGTATAATATACCTATAATATTTTAATATATTATATATAAAATAAAGAAGTTTAAATTAAATTTATTTTTTTCGGAACTATTTAGTGAAAAGTTATAGTGAAATTAAAGATTTATCACAATATATAAAAGCTTCATTTTATTTCTGGTTAATTCTGGCAGGTTTTGTTGTACATGTAACATTTGAATTTATTTTCATATACAGTGGAAATAAGCTGATGATGTTTTATAATATAGTAAGTATAACTGTTTTTGGTGGGGCTTTAAAATTTTTACACAAACATCAGAAGATAGCCCTGCTCGCTTGCTGCATAGAAGCGACTATATTTTTAACAATTGCTACTATAAACCTTGGCTGGTCCGCAGGCTTTCAAGCATGGTTTGTTCCATTTATCTTTCTTTCTATAACAGTTCCATTTAAAAAACGCGGCATATTTTATGCTCTAGGAATTATTCAATCAATAATATACATATATCTATATTTTTCAACTAATCTAAAAATTTCAATATTTCAAATAAATTCAATCGATGATTTCCTAACAAGATTTAATATAATTGTCGCATTTATGCTTATATTTTTTATAGAACGAGTACTTCAAATTTCAAAGGCGATGGAAGTAATTTTCCTGCAAAAAGAAATTCATGAGATAGAAAATATTGCCAACATAGACGAACTGACTGGACTTATAACCAGACGTCAAATGAATGACATTTTAAACAAGATAGATATGTCGCTTAAAAAGGACAGTGGTAATTTTTACTTGATTTTTGGAGATATTGATCATTTTAAAGTCGTAAATGATACTTATGGGCACAAATGCGGAGATGTAGCTTTAGCTGAAATTTCTGCAATATTAAAAAATGAATGCAGAAGCAACGATATAGTTTCTCGCTGGGGAGGAGAAGAATTTTTGATCCTTCTTCAAAGCAATAGAGTTGGAGAGAAGCTAAACAAAAATAAAGTTGAAAAAATTTTAAATCGCATTCGAAAAAAAGTGGAAGAGAAAGTTATAGAATATAATGATATAAAATTTTCCGTAACTATTACTTTTGGTGGTGTTTGTTCTGCGAATTTTAGCAATATACCAAATATGATCCAAGCAGCTGACAAGCAAATGTATATAGGCAAAAAAAACGGAAGAAATCAAGTTGTAATAAAATAATAAAGAGCATCATTGCAATAGTTAAAAATTTAAATTCTTAAGCAATTATTAATATTGCAATAAAATGTTTATAAACTTTTTTACCTTTAAAATTTTAAATATTTTATTCTAATTAATTTGATAAATAAAAATTTCATCCAAAAATATAAAATTAAGTATTTTTTAAATTATTATTTAAATATTTTGTTTTATAATAAGTATTATTAAAATTAAACGGAGTAACAAATGACCATCACTTTAAAAAATGTTAATTATGATACGTTGAATGCTATCAAAGCTTTTTTAGCCTTCAATAAAGACGTTAAAATTTATGAAGAGAATGAAGCAAAAGAAGAAGCATCAAATACCCTTAAGGAAATTGAAGAGAATAAATTTCACTCACCAATCCTCTCTCATAAATAAGACAAACAATATCCACAATATATTTTCGATTAAAAATTCCATTGATGTGTTTATTTTTTAATAGCGCTCTTTGGAATTTATGTTTTTAAAAATTTAGATAACAGTAATTTAAGCCATTATAACTATAAAATAGCTTTTCAAATGATAGGCATTTTGTTTCGCATATATATCGCGTTAAAGTTCATCGATATAAAAATTTGGCTCTGTTAAAATATTTCATTACAACTGTCTTATAATAGATTTAATATAAAAGTGTGTCGCTAAGAGTATAAAGCGTAGCGACACAAATTCGACACACTTTTTTTCGGAATAGAGTAGAATCAATAAGAAATTTAAAGAAAAAATAAGAAAAATTTAAGCAAAAATAGATCAAAAATCAAAGAAAAATAGTTGATTATAAGCTCGTATTTAAGGCTTTTTAGGAACTTTTTAGAAAGAAAAAGAATAAAATGGAAAAATAAAGAAAAAAATGGAACTGAAAGGAAATGGCTCCGAATGCTGGATTCAAAAATATATAATTCTTAAATACCCCAAAATACTCTATAAATCCATAAAATACGCTATTTAATAGCTTAAGCATATTCTAAGTTACACTAGAATATCATGCATTTTTACAAATTTTGGGAACAAATAGGGAACAAATTTAGGGGGTATTATGGCAGGAAAACTTAAAAATTACAACTCGTCGTTCGGGGTAAATAAATACCCCGGAATTTTCTTTAATAATCTAGCTAACGGCGACGTGGTTTTTTATATGAGAGTTACATTTGAGGGTAAAAAGGCAAACGTCAAAATCGGATCGAAATCCGAAGGCGTAAATATAACCTACGCGTATAACAAAAAGAAAGAATTCGACGCCAAACAAATAAACGGAGAGCTTCCCGATAGCATATCTAAAAAAATAGTAGCCAAAAACAACAAAAACTCGCTTAAATTTGATGAGATCGCAGATGCCTTTTTCAGCTATAAACTAGAAAAAGAACCGAGCAACGCCGTCAACATAAAAGAGCAAAGGCGAGATTACGAAATTTACCATAAGGATAAGTTAGGGGGTCTAACTACGACGCAGATAACACCCGAGATGATAAATGAGCATCATAAAGACATTTCTCAAATCATCTCCCCTAAAACCAAACGTAAATTATCGCAATCTCGCATCAATGCCATAATGGGTATAGTTAGGACGATTTTTAATCACGCCATAAAAGTAGGCCTCATTAATCACATTAGCCCATACAAGATAGAACTAAAAAAACCGAATAACAAACGAGAGAGATTTTTAGAGCTTATAGAGATAGAGCTTTTGCGCAAAGAAGTAGCAAGTAAAGAAGACTTTGCGTTAGAGCTATTCGTGGAGCTGGCTTTATGCACAGGAGCTAGGTTGGAGGGAATTTTAAACATCAAGAAAAAGGATTTGTCACTTTCGACTAAGTCAGTTACTATTAGCGATTTTAAAACAAAGAGCACATATACTGGATTTTTAATCAAAAGAGCATTAGAAATGATAAATCAAATTTATACCACCATATCTCCTAACGACTTTTTAGTAAATAAACCCAAAGCCACTATTCAAAATGTTTTACAACCACTTTTAAATAAGCTTTTTAATCAAAATTTAGATATAAGCGACGCAACCAATAGAGTAGTTATTCATACCCTTAGGCATACGTTCGCTTCGCATCTTGCTATAAAAGGCACTCCGATACTAACGATAAAAAAGCTAATGAACCACTCGGATATCAATCATACTCTAAGATACGCGAAACTAATGCCAGATAGCGGACGAGAGATGGTGGAGATGTTGTATGAGTAATTTTATATCAAGTTGTTTATTCAGCAATAAGCATATAAAACAAACTGCATTTTATATCATATATGGTATAATATAGTTTAGTTATACGAAAAAGGGTTGCGATGTGGAGCATAGAGTTTGCAAGCGAAGCTATAAAAGATGAGTTCTTAGAACTGCCGACTGGGCTCAGACAAAGAGGCTATAAAATGTTCGAGCTTCTAGAGGCCAGAGGCAATACTATGGGGGAGCCGTACACCAAAAGCCTAAAGGACGGACTATTTGAGATACGTATAAAGTCTGATGAAGGAATAGCTAGAAGCATATATTGTTATGAAATCGGCAAAAGAATAATAATCCTACTAACTTTTGTTAAAAAAACACAAAAGACGCCTAAAAGTATACTAAATTTGGCAGAACAAAGATTAAAGGAGTTTAAAGATGAGAACCGTTAATTTTAGAGAAGTTTTAAAAGAGGAGATAAAAAATCCGGAATTTAAAGCGCAATACGATGCGCTGGAGGACGAATATAAAGCCATAGAAGCTTTGATAGACGCTAGAAACGAGGCTGGACTAACTCAAAGCGAGGTAGCTAAAAGGATGGGCATAACCCAGTCTGCCGTAGCTAGAATAGAAAGCGGAGCGTATAATATCAAGTATAAAACATTCTTTAACTACATAAAAGCTTGCGGTAAAAGAGTGGCTATATTGTGAGTAAATATTTACAGTCAGTCAAACTAACTCTAAAAACTAGTCAATAAATTTAGCTACTACTCAAAACGTACTATAGTAGCTCTTAAATAAGCTTTTTAATAAAATTATGATTATTTTATCTTAATTAGAATAATTTGAATGGTTTGAAAATTTGCATGACATAATTAATCATTAATACCTAACTTCTCAAACCACCCATTTCTTTTTAGAGTCTCACATCTTTGCTCAAAGTGCCTCATCATCACTTCTGAAAGCGTAGTTTTAGCCTTTATATTTATCCTTTTGTCCTCAGCATTAGCTCTATCTTTTTTGTAAAAATCCAACCCGTCAAGCTCTTCTAGTTTTTTGATATACTTGGGCATCTTTTTTATGTAGATTTCTACTATATTTTTAGCCGACTTATTAAACTTAGCTCTATCAACCTTGGCTCTTTTTACTATTTCCATAAAGTCGTTATATCTTATATTTGTCTGCTTGCCATTTATACTTAAATGCGACTCGTAATTTTTGATACCCTCGTAAAAGCCAGTACAAGCAATATCATAAAGAGGGGCTAGCAAAATTTTGCCATTATCGTAAATAACCGATATGTTTTTCGTATGCATATCCTCGTGTCTAATAAGAAACGAGTAAAAATAATACTCAATCATTCTAAGTCTATCATCACTGTTTGGCAGTATCTTAGCCGTCATATCAAATAGCTTCTCGGATGAGGCTTTATATTTACTCTCACTACTTAACCCCATAAAAGTAGAAAACTCTTTTCGTTGAAATTTATAAGCGCCGATCCTATCAAAATACTTGATAAAGTAGTGATACTCTTTATCCTGCTCTCTTTTAAACACTCCGCTCATAGGCACATCAAAGCCTAACTCGTTTTTTGCAAAGCTCATATGTAAATGCTCGTTTATAGCAATATGTGGGAAGTAATATTCGCTGTTTTCATCGGCTTTTAGTGTATCGTATGGCTTGATAAAAAACTTCGCATTATCTTCATTTTTAGCCACTCGTATTGTATTATCCTTTACTACTACTTGAAGTTTATGCTGATAGCCTGATAAACTCATAGTTCTTACATGCTTTATCTCTTCGCTATCGCTCATAAATTTACTTGGGAAAAGCGATACATCATCTATATCCACATCGTATTTTAGGATATTAGGAAAAGTATTAGTACCTAAAATTTTATCCTTCCCGGAAAGATAACTTTGAGGCTTTACCTCGCGACTAAATTCCAAGGCACTTGGTGAAAATACAAGATCGTTCTTGCTATAGTCATTATGCAGTAGCAAGAAAAACTCTGTAGCGTTACCGGCTTTATCTATTAATATCTTTCTATCTATCCCTTCAGGCAGAGACTCTTCAAAATCTACAAAACAACTCTTGCTCATATAAATTTTAAAATCAATCGGCATCTCAAATTTAACGCCATATCTACCGCCAAGCAAAAAATCCGTATCATACACAAAGTAGTAGTTCTCATAGTCATAGCCTAAATAGCCTATTAAAATTTGGTTTTGATAGATAAATAGACGATACTCAAAATTAGAATACTCGTCTGAAATTTCATAAGCCGTACTTGAAGCCTGACCTACTACTCTTATTCGCTTTAGCTCGCTTAGTTTTTTTAGCTCGTTTTGGATAGTTCTTTTTGATACTCTCTGGATATATTTTTCTATCTGTGTTCTTGTAAGTAATGTATTACTATTTTTTAGAATTCTTAATATTTCTAAAGATACTTGATTCATCTTATATCCTTAATATAATCTTATATATATGCACAAGCTGCACGATAAGTATAGGGTAACTATTATTAATATATTCTTAAGCATATGCACTATTTGCACGATATAGCAATCAACAAACTAGCTTTAAAAAACGAAATCTGCACAGTTAAATAAGCATAAAATTTTACCTCATAAATATAGTTTTAGCACCATGGTGCTAAAACTTACTTAGCACTATCTAATTGATAGTGCTGTAAGGTCTTGCCAGACGGGCAATATTTTTCTTTGATAATCAAAGAAAAATATGATAAAAACCGCCTTTATTTTTATTAAAAATAACTAGGCGGTTTTTATAAAATGCGAAATTTGTTTTTATGAATATATAATAACCTTACAATATTTATTTCAATAAACCACATTGTTATAATTATTACACAGGATATAAAAATGAATAAACTTAAACCGGTAATTAGATTAAAGTCTTTTACGATTATCCTCTCGTAAAGCCCGAACTTTTATCACTCTTTGGATACAATTTCTCTAAAAAACCAAGCTACATAGTAGCTTACAGTAGTAGTTATGTAAATAAATAGGCTTGTATAAATTTAACGCGATGATGCTTTTTATCTGAAAAGTCAAATTTAAAAATCAATAAATTATTAAGATAATTCTTTAATGCGATTTTGATTAAATTATGTAAATTAAATTGATTAGGAGAAACCTGTCTTTTTATACGCACTAATAAAGACAGGTTGTGTAAATTTATTTACCACATTTGCAAGCAAGTCCTGGCAAAATATATCCTAGCGTACAAAGTATGAGTCCGTACAAGTTTATACCTAGTAGCATTGCATACTTTCCATAGCCTATTGCTATAAAATCAGGAAAAAATTTCGCATTAAAAGCATATGCTACACCTAGTCCTATTCCTAGCCAAAAACTAATATGAAATCCAAGCTTAGTAGGTTTTACGACTCCGTGCAGTAAAAATACTGGCGCAAGTCCTATTACCATTGTACCACTGATTGTTGTTGCCTTAAGTATGTCCGTGCCAACTATCATAGGTAAATTTCCAAAAACTGCAAAAAGTATCATAGAAATAATGCCCACTTTGATAGAAGTATTTGTAATAGTTTTATTTGCCATAGATGGTATATCATATCCTACAAGCTTTGAAAGACTAGAAAATGTAGAATCTAGTGTAGAGCCTGCAGCAGCTATCATAACAGCGGTCATTAAAAACATCGAACCAAATCCCATAGTCTTAGCAAGTTCGGCAGGTATATTTCCTTTTGCAGCAATCCCCTCAAGTGTCCCGTAAATACCTATAAAGCTAAATATCAAAATAGCCAAGAAACCCAAAATACCTGATATTATAAAGCTTTTAAACATAGTTTTTTCTTCACTAATAAAACCTCTATCAGTAAGTACCGGATCATGAAATGGGTAGCTAACTAACTGCAAAATAGCAACTAATAGTAGATCCACACCACCATTTAATGCCCATTTTCCAGTATTTGCCAGCTCCACTATACCGTGTTTTGGCAATATAGTCATAATAACCCAAAGAGTAGCAACTGTAAATACCAATGCTTGAATTATATCGGTTACAATCGATCCTCTTAGTCCTCCCCTAACTGAATAAATAAGCGTAAATAATGTAAATATTGATGCCGCAAGTATAAATGGTGTACTGCCACTATCACCATAGTATCCTCCAACTACCGCGGTATTGCTCCATACTTCATTAAAAAGCCTAATCAGTATTGCTATACAAAAAGCAAGGCTAGCAGCAATACCGTAATTACTAGTTAAAAACTGCACTAAGCCTGTTGCACCAAATTTTCGTCTAAGTCTAAAGATTACAAAACCTGCTATTGGTATACAAAGCCAATATGTAGCATACGCAACACCACCAACAATACCGTAACTAGCTCCTAAATTCGCAGCATTTGTCACTGATTTTGCAAAAATCCAGCTTATAAAAATACTAGTTGTCAGCAAAAACGGTGAGACCTTAGCCCCATCCACACTCTCGCCTCTAAAAAACGAACCTACGCTCCTAGCTTTTGGTGAAAAAATATACATCACTACACCATAAACGATTAAGAACCCCCAAAAAAAGGCTCCTGTATATTGCTCCATAAAATCTCCTTTTTACAATTTTATTCTATTATTTCATCTAATATTTCAATACAATCTTTTACAACACAGGGGCAAATTGTTCCAAAAAGCCCTTTTTCTTGAATTGTTTTCATCTCTTCTGGTTTGCTTAAATCGTAACCTAAAATTTCCTTACAAATTTTTGAATTCCATTTATGCTGAAATTTTTCTTTAAATTCCGATAACTTGGCTTCAAATTTCTCTTTATCCCCGCCAAATTTTGCACCCAAAATCAATACACTAGCAAGGTATGCATCACAGGTCAAAGCCTCTCTTAATCCACCACCAAGACCGGATCCTAAATTTACAGCCGCTTTTGGATCCATATTTATATCTTGCGCGTATCTTTCAAATAATATCTGAGCACAGTTTATTTGGCTAAACTTATTTGCTATTTCTGTAACTTCAAGTTTTGCTCTATTTTTCATTTTCTTCCCCTTTTGTAAAATTTAAGACTTAAAGCATTTGCTACATAATTAGTGCTTGGCGTCTCATTTACACCAGCCATTACGGTTGCAATATGCTTTATATTTTTTATGCCGTTACGCTGAAAATTCCCGGAACAAGTTGCACAATAAGTATAAACATTTGGAGTTTGCTCATCTTTTATCATCTGGCAATACCCGTTTGCTATGCTTTTTTCATTTGACTTTGCCAATCCTCCAAGCCCGCAACAATTTACATTCTTAAAACTATTTTTAACATTTGGCAAGTATTTTTTAAAACTTTCAAAGATAGGCTTTTCAATGCGTTCAGGGCAAGGATAGAACATATGCGCTTCTTCTTCTATCGTGCGGTTTAACCCAAGTTCTTCAAATTTCTCATAAATAGTTTTAAGTTTTATATCAACTTTATCCTTTAAGAAGTGGTAACAATTTGGACAGGCAAGTATCAGCGTTTCAACCTCTTTTTGCTCAAAAAGCTTGTTTAAATGATCTTTTGTATCTTCAAACTTTGTAGTTGTCTCAAAGAGAGGCTTTCCACAACAATCAATACTAAAATCAATCCCTAAAGGCTCAAAAATTTCAATAATTTTACGAGTTGTTCTTGGTAAAAAAGCGGGGAAATTACATCCAAAAAACATAAGCTCACGACTCTTTTTTAGTGAATTGTTTGCATAAATATATGGTGATTTTAAAAATTTAAGATACTTAAAAGGCTTGGGATTTTTAGCACGCAAATTTAGTGCTATCTCGTTGCCGCTAATGTCTTTTGGGCATACTGCATAGCATTTATCACACAAAAAGCAATTATATGCCAAATCATCACGTTTTGAAAAATCTAGCAAATTTATATCATATTTTTCTAAAAATTCGCAGTGTTTAGTGCAAGCTGAGCAGTCTATGCAAAGCTCAGGCGGATTTTTAGTATTTTTTTGCGATCTCATCTATGCTAATTCCTTTTTTAAATTGGTACTGTAAAATTTGCATTTTTATTATAGTTTTTAAAATACCTTCCTTTTTAAACTTTCTAGCACTTGTTGTAATGAATTTTGAAAGCTGGTAGAAGCTTAAACCCTGTTTTCTAGCCCTAATACTAAATTCTAAATCTTCCATTAAGGCTATCTCCTTAAATCCGCCAAGCTCGTCAAATAAGGACTTACTAATAAAAATACCTTGATCTCCAAAGGCTATATTTTTAAATTTTACTCGTAAATTTGAAAAGAACGAGATAATAGATAATATAATACCACTATCATCAAATTTCATCTTAAAACAACCCAGCTTACAATGGTCCAAGGCTTTTGCGGCTTTAATAATAGCATCGCTATCCTCAAAGCTACTATCAACATGTAAAAACAAAATTTTTTCAAATTTAGATTCTCTAACGCCTAAATTTTGCTGAATGCCGCGTCCTTTCAAAGATGGAATAACTTTAAACATCTTGCTTTTATAAATAAATTTACTAGCATCTACAAATATAACCTCAAATTCACCCTCTTGTTTGTTTAGCTCCTGCTCGAATCTCTTTATATTTTCAATGCTCTCATTATAAATCGGCACTATTACCGAAATCATTGCTCTTAATCCTTTTTATCCACCTTGCTCCAAAGCTTGAAACAAATACTAAAATAACCATTAGAATTAGTGCTATGGTAAATTCATTTGAATGCACATCAAGCATCTTCTCGCCCAAATTAACCATTATAAATGTAGCAGGCACAATGCCCACAAATGTAGCCAACATATACTCTTTTAGCTCTACATTCATAAGACCACATGCATAGTTTAAGGCATTATAAGGCACCAATGGCATAAGTCGCAAAATTAAAATCAAACTAAATTTACTTGATTGTCTGGCAAGGGCTTTTAAAGCTTTGCTTTGTGAATATTCAAAAAGATTCTTTACAGCATTAAACCCTAAAATTCGTGCAATATAAAACATCAAAATAGAGTTGATCATTGCTCCTAAGATAGTATACAGACTACCCATCAATAACCCAAATGCGGCTCCTGCAACTACTGCCAATATAGGTACAGGGAAGAAAAATATAGGCAAGATTGCAAAACATAATATATAAAGCAATGGGGCAAAAATTTTATGCTCGCCTATGAATATCTTAAGTTCGCTTATTCCTATACGATCTATAAAATATAAAGTGCCAGAAATTATAGTTACAAACAAAATAGGCTTAAGAAATTTTAGCAGCAACCTCTTCCTTTTTTGCTTTTCGTTCTGTCATAATTTTTTTAACAACATAAACTACAATAGAAAAAGCAAACAGTAAAGTAAGTCCTATAAACAAAATTTTACCTCCACCCATTAAACTTCCACCAAAATATGAGTAAACAATAGTTGCCGGTAGCTGCCCGATACCTGTAGCCCAAAAGAAGCTCCAAAATCTAATCGAAGTAAGACCTGCTGCGTAACTGACCAGATCAAAGCTTACAAAAGGTAGTAGTCGACACACCATGATTGTGTGTTTTCCATATTTGATAAAAAACTCATCTGTTGCTTCAAGTGCTTTTTTGCCTGTAATCTTCTCTACAACATCTCTGCCTAGAATACGTGCGATATAAAAACAAAGAACCGCACCAGCCATAGCCGAACTCCATGAAAGCACAGCACCCCAAACCCATCCAAATATCATAGCATTTGAAAGAGTAATAAGAAAGGCAGGGACTGGCGCCATAATACTTTGAAGCACCATTAAAAAGAAACTTACGCAAGCAGCAGTAGTTTTATCAAAGCTTTGCAAGTAGTGAAAAACTTCGTTTAGGTCAAATTTACTGAGCATCACTACAGAATCGGTAATTTGTTTATTTACCGCGGGAATAAACAAATACGCAATTGCAATCACAAATGCAACTAACAAGAGTATAATCTGCGATCTTTTCATAGGATATCCTTTAAAAACTTCGAATGTAAAATCGACAAAAACTTGTCGCTAAGATATTCATTGATCTTTTTATAAGTAGTTTGATTTTTGATAGCTCGGCTACCTTGATATTCAACATAGGCCATTGCACACCAACTAAGACCTCGCAAGAAAGTCATACCTAGATACTCGTTAAATTTAGCTCTATCAACAGGCAAAATACGCTCATACTTATCTAGAAAATTTTGCATTTCCTCCAAATCAAGTATGACATCAGTCTTCCAAAATGTAGTGGTTGGGGCTAGAAAGTGGGCCAAATCCTGCTCTTTTTCTCCAATTATAGGTTTTTCCCAGTCTATGATATAGGATTTTTTGCCTTCGTTTATTAAGAAATTTCCTGAATTTAGCTCAGTGTTTATTATACAAGGATCTTTTATCTCACGATCTAGATTAAACCATTTTAATACTTTAATTAATGCTTGCAAAAATTCGCTTACATTTTGTTTTTTAAAATTTGAGTTAAGATAAATGCTAGACATCTTTTCGCACTCATCCATCATTACTTGTAAAGGTCTTTGTGCGATTATAAAGCTATGCTTGGGCGGAATTTTAACAGAGTGAATTTTAGCTAGCATACTAGATGCGATATCCAAATCACTATCATATCTTAAAGGACGACCCGGCAAAAACTGCATACTCATCGCCCCTCGCGGCAAAAACAGATTTGGCGGAAAATATCTAATAGGCTTTGGCGTTACATCTGAAATTTCTAAAATTTTAAGAGCATCATATTCGTACTTAATCTGGTTTTTTAAACCAATTTGCGATTTAGTATTTATACGAAATACAAAATTTTCACCTGATTTTTTAAATTTATAGTTTATATTGTATTCGCCGCTTGCCAAATGCTTTACTGTTTTAACTCCTAAAATATATGCAAAAATATCCTCTTTGGTGTCTATGTCTCGCAAAGCTTTCGTTTTGCAAGTTTTAATTCCAAGCTCTACAAATTTACTGCATATTCCATAATAAACAGTGTTTCTAACACTATAGTTGGAGCTAAAAATATCATACATATTTTTAATATTTACATCTTGTAGCCCAAGCAAGCAATACCCTCCGTCAAAGGTTGGTGTAATTACAGCATTGTTTTGAGCAAGCAAATCAAAACATCTACTTATATGCTTAGCACTAATATCTACAATGTCACTTCCGATAAGTAAAATTTTTTTAAATCCCAACGATCTTATTTGCTTAAAAGCATTTAACATTTTTTGGGCTAAATCATCGCCGCTTTGAGGATAAAATTCATACTCGCTTTTTAGCAAGTTATATAAAATTTCTTTTTTATCTTCAGGTGTGTAAAATACGAATATTTGAGTATTTTTTAGCTTTTTTAACTCTTCGTTTATATCTAATATTAGTTTTTTATGAAGTTTTACGGTTTGGCTTGGAGTTAAAAAGTCAAGTAGTCTAGTTTTAGTGCGTTTTGGTAATGGAACTCTAGTAAAAAATATTAGTGCTTTTTCGGTATTCATGGCTTATATTTACCAAAACTTACAAATAACACTATTATATTTACTATAGTCAAAATAGTTAAAAATCCATATCTAATCTGCCCTATACTTAAAAAATCTAAATAACTCTCTTTGATATTAAAAAATATTAGATTTGGCTTGTTCAGCCAAAATATGAGCAAAAACAATAAAACTTCACTAAATATAATGGCAGAAATATTTAAACGTTTTGCAAAAACTCCGTAAATTAGACCCATTAAAGCAAATCCAACAACTACATATCGATTATGCACTCTCATTTCAAGCCATATCGACATTGAGATGAGTAGTGTTGCGGTAAGCCCTAAAAGCAAACCGCAAAACGCATAATATGAAATTTTATAAACTTTCACTAATTGGCAACTTTAAAGCTAATGGATACAGGTGTACCATCTTTTGGAAGAACGTTTTTTATTCCTCTAAACTCTACCTCTTTTTTATTTTCAACCGCCCCATAAGTATATGAGT
This Campylobacter sp. RM16192 DNA region includes the following protein-coding sequences:
- a CDS encoding C-GCAxxG-C-C family protein, which codes for MKNRAKLEVTEIANKFSQINCAQILFERYAQDINMDPKAAVNLGSGLGGGLREALTCDAYLASVLILGAKFGGDKEKFEAKLSEFKEKFQHKWNSKICKEILGYDLSKPEEMKTIQEKGLFGTICPCVVKDCIEILDEIIE
- a CDS encoding sodium:solute symporter; translation: MEQYTGAFFWGFLIVYGVVMYIFSPKARSVGSFFRGESVDGAKVSPFLLTTSIFISWIFAKSVTNAANLGASYGIVGGVAYATYWLCIPIAGFVIFRLRRKFGATGLVQFLTSNYGIAASLAFCIAILIRLFNEVWSNTAVVGGYYGDSGSTPFILAASIFTLFTLIYSVRGGLRGSIVTDIIQALVFTVATLWVIMTILPKHGIVELANTGKWALNGGVDLLLVAILQLVSYPFHDPVLTDRGFISEEKTMFKSFIISGILGFLAILIFSFIGIYGTLEGIAAKGNIPAELAKTMGFGSMFLMTAVMIAAAGSTLDSTFSSLSKLVGYDIPSMANKTITNTSIKVGIISMILFAVFGNLPMIVGTDILKATTISGTMVIGLAPVFLLHGVVKPTKLGFHISFWLGIGLGVAYAFNAKFFPDFIAIGYGKYAMLLGINLYGLILCTLGYILPGLACKCGK
- a CDS encoding type II toxin-antitoxin system HipA family toxin, with product MNQVSLEILRILKNSNTLLTRTQIEKYIQRVSKRTIQNELKKLSELKRIRVVGQASSTAYEISDEYSNFEYRLFIYQNQILIGYLGYDYENYYFVYDTDFLLGGRYGVKFEMPIDFKIYMSKSCFVDFEESLPEGIDRKILIDKAGNATEFFLLLHNDYSKNDLVFSPSALEFSREVKPQSYLSGKDKILGTNTFPNILKYDVDIDDVSLFPSKFMSDSEEIKHVRTMSLSGYQHKLQVVVKDNTIRVAKNEDNAKFFIKPYDTLKADENSEYYFPHIAINEHLHMSFAKNELGFDVPMSGVFKREQDKEYHYFIKYFDRIGAYKFQRKEFSTFMGLSSESKYKASSEKLFDMTAKILPNSDDRLRMIEYYFYSFLIRHEDMHTKNISVIYDNGKILLAPLYDIACTGFYEGIKNYESHLSINGKQTNIRYNDFMEIVKRAKVDRAKFNKSAKNIVEIYIKKMPKYIKKLEELDGLDFYKKDRANAEDKRINIKAKTTLSEVMMRHFEQRCETLKRNGWFEKLGIND
- a CDS encoding helix-turn-helix domain-containing protein, which translates into the protein MRTVNFREVLKEEIKNPEFKAQYDALEDEYKAIEALIDARNEAGLTQSEVAKRMGITQSAVARIESGAYNIKYKTFFNYIKACGKRVAIL
- a CDS encoding type II toxin-antitoxin system RelE/ParE family toxin, giving the protein MWSIEFASEAIKDEFLELPTGLRQRGYKMFELLEARGNTMGEPYTKSLKDGLFEIRIKSDEGIARSIYCYEIGKRIIILLTFVKKTQKTPKSILNLAEQRLKEFKDENR
- a CDS encoding GGDEF domain-containing protein, with product MMFYNIVSITVFGGALKFLHKHQKIALLACCIEATIFLTIATINLGWSAGFQAWFVPFIFLSITVPFKKRGIFYALGIIQSIIYIYLYFSTNLKISIFQINSIDDFLTRFNIIVAFMLIFFIERVLQISKAMEVIFLQKEIHEIENIANIDELTGLITRRQMNDILNKIDMSLKKDSGNFYLIFGDIDHFKVVNDTYGHKCGDVALAEISAILKNECRSNDIVSRWGGEEFLILLQSNRVGEKLNKNKVEKILNRIRKKVEEKVIEYNDIKFSVTITFGGVCSANFSNIPNMIQAADKQMYIGKKNGRNQVVIK
- a CDS encoding tyrosine-type recombinase/integrase; this translates as MAGKLKNYNSSFGVNKYPGIFFNNLANGDVVFYMRVTFEGKKANVKIGSKSEGVNITYAYNKKKEFDAKQINGELPDSISKKIVAKNNKNSLKFDEIADAFFSYKLEKEPSNAVNIKEQRRDYEIYHKDKLGGLTTTQITPEMINEHHKDISQIISPKTKRKLSQSRINAIMGIVRTIFNHAIKVGLINHISPYKIELKKPNNKRERFLELIEIELLRKEVASKEDFALELFVELALCTGARLEGILNIKKKDLSLSTKSVTISDFKTKSTYTGFLIKRALEMINQIYTTISPNDFLVNKPKATIQNVLQPLLNKLFNQNLDISDATNRVVIHTLRHTFASHLAIKGTPILTIKKLMNHSDINHTLRYAKLMPDSGREMVEMLYE